From the Juglans microcarpa x Juglans regia isolate MS1-56 chromosome 3D, Jm3101_v1.0, whole genome shotgun sequence genome, the window ACTATACTCTCCGTGGAAGATATCATTGCTCTGATCGGCAACAAGTGCGACGGAGTGATTGGACAGGTATCGTTAATTTGATGGACCAAGTCATTTTGGAACTGCTCAGAAATGATTCTCTTTCTTTTACTTTGGTTTTggattttagttttgatttttggtGTTGTTGAGAGATGCTTGGGTATGCGTTTCAGTTGACAGAAGACTGGGGAGAGGCTCTGTTTTCAGCATTGAGAAGAGCAGGAGGGACAGCTTTCAGTAACATGGCGGTTGGTTACAACAACGTTGATGTCAATGCTGCTAACAAGTATGGTGTTGCTGTTGGAAACACTCCTGTAAGTTCTTTTATTGTTTGATTGTTTGTTTTGTGTATGTGACTCGGTGTCGTGCATTTTGTGCACGTGTTCATTGAGATATCtgatatttatagatatttGACCATGCTATTGCTAGTATTACGATTCTTAACATGTTGTGGACCATGGTATATAtacccatttaattaattttgttcaaGGCACCTCCATACATGTACAGCTACTTATTTGCcttgttttaattgtattttgttCATATATGGTTAAATTTTGGGTTTAGTGTACCGGGAAAAAAGAAGGCAAATACTGAGATCAATTCCATTGTTAATATGGTTAGGGAGTGCTTACAGAGACCACTGCAGAGCTGGCAGCTTCACTTTCTTTATCAGCTGCTAGAAGAATAGTTGAAGCAGATGAGTTCATGAGGGCAGGCCTATATGATGGGTGGCTTCCTAATCTGTACGATCACTTTTATAAGTCACATCTATCAATTTGCTTGTATTTCATATCAGGTGAATGAGTTATAAGTTTCAGATGATCAAGAACAAAGCATGATTTGGCCTTCTTTTTCTGATAGGTTTGTGGGAAACCTGCTTAAAGGACAGACTGTTGGGGTGATTGGAGCTGGTCGCATTGGATCTGCTTATGCCAGAATGATGGTAAATCCTTATAATTCGAACTTCAAATTGAAATTTCTTGAAACTTAATCTAATTTGACcaagttgagttgaatttgTTCGGTGCCTAGCTAGACTACTCAGTGGATCCATTATTAAATTACCTGATGATTGTTAGAATTGATTGGATTGAGTTGTGGGgtcataaatttaaaaattaagaatatatgaTACGATTTTCAACTGTTAACGTAAAACTCCCAAGGTATCCTAGATATCTGTCTTATTGCAATCTGTTATATAACTCAACACCAGGACAAGCGATATAATTTATGCTGGAAGTGTAAGGAATAAAGCATCCCTGTTCAACTTCGGATTACAGTGTAATTCACTATGTTGATGAAAGTGTATTTGCTCTAATGTCACAGGTTGAAGGATTCAAGATGAACCTAATTTACTATGATCTTTACCAGGCCACACGCCTAGAAAAGTTTGTGACAGGCATGTCTAAGTAAACCATTGATGTTAATAAGCTCTGTGCTTCTCTTTCTcggaatgaaaagaaaaggagaatttaaacaaaaaatctatGCTCCTTTGGGCTTATGATAATTTGTTCCTGAATTGTAGCTTATGCTGAGTTCCTAAAGGCCAGCGGTGAAAAGCCTGTAACTTGGAAAAGAGCAGCCTCCATGGAAGAGGTGCTCCACGAGGCAGACGTGGTAGGACTTCATGCTATGAGTTTAATGTGCCTTCATTATCTTAAGTTGATAATTAGGTTtcagaaaaatgatatattattgGGACTCTCTGTAGATTAGTCTTCACCCAGTCTTGGACAAAACCACTTATCATCTTGTTAACAAAGAAAGACTAGCAATCATGAAGAAggtaattataatattttcttattattgatgatgtgatttataagatttatctGCTGCACCTTGCTAACAATATGAAGTCTATTTTTGTAGGAAGCAATCCTTGTAAACTGCAGTAGGGGACCGGTTGTTGATGAAGTAGCTCTTGTGGAACATTTGAGAGAGAATCCTATGTTTAGGGTTGGTCTTGATGTCTTTGAGGTAACCAATTCACACCTACTGTGTCTTAAAACT encodes:
- the LOC121254277 gene encoding glycerate dehydrogenase, coding for MAKPVSIEVWNPNGKYRVVSTKPMPGTRWINLLIEQDCRVEICTEKKTILSVEDIIALIGNKCDGVIGQLTEDWGEALFSALRRAGGTAFSNMAVGYNNVDVNAANKYGVAVGNTPGVLTETTAELAASLSLSAARRIVEADEFMRAGLYDGWLPNLFVGNLLKGQTVGVIGAGRIGSAYARMMVEGFKMNLIYYDLYQATRLEKFVTAYAEFLKASGEKPVTWKRAASMEEVLHEADVISLHPVLDKTTYHLVNKERLAIMKKEAILVNCSRGPVVDEVALVEHLRENPMFRVGLDVFEDEPFMKPGLADMKNAIVVPHIASASKWTREGMATLAALNVLGKIKGYPIWSDSNRVEPFLNPNVPPPAASPSIVNSKALGLPVSKL